One part of the Pristis pectinata isolate sPriPec2 chromosome 15, sPriPec2.1.pri, whole genome shotgun sequence genome encodes these proteins:
- the kics2 gene encoding KICSTOR subunit 2 — MSESEAPSPAPVPQEQAVLETFFSQLGVFSHDRAKDYVEREKESSKSAGPTWAALLAALGHLAAAEKAYQGMGFLGQKLGGQSFFSRKDSIRTIYTSLQNELRKLVAAGKSSAAGNSSHLEELLCHLSEQLCDFIQARMEIAEFYEKMYSLSTQKSIHSVELVHTLELILQKYSSRFHHPILSPLESSFQLEVDVLTQLLKAQAEISEWKFLPSLLNLHGAHSKLQTWGQMFEKQRETRKHLFGGQTQKALQPPHLFQWLARLKNALLAKFSFYFHEALSRQTTPSEMKALTAKTNPDYCGKISSFIRKYDAQNVSLIFDNRGSETFQGHGYHHPHSYREAPKGVDQYPAVVSLPSDRPLIHWPNVIMIMTDRATELNTLDKVVHFYDDKVQSTYFLTRPEPQFTIVVIFDSRKSEKDSHFLSFLNELSGSLKNSKPFASLKPGSKG; from the exons atgAGCGAGTCCGAGGCCCCGAGCCCGGCGCCGGTGCCGCAGGAACAGGCGGTGCTGGAGACCTTCTTCTCGCAGCTCGGCGTCTTCTCGCACGACCGGGCCAAGGACTACGTGGAGCGGGAGAAGGAGAGCAGCAAGAGCGCGGGCCCGACCTGGGCCGCTCTGCTGGCCGCCCTCGGGCACCTGGCGGCCGCCGAGAAGGCCTATCAGGGCATGGGCTTCCTGGGGCAGAAactgg GTGGGCAGTCATTCTTCAGTCGGAAGGATTCCATTCGGACCATTTACACGTCCCTCCAGAATGAACTGCGCAAGCTGGTTGCTGCTGGGAAGAGCTCGGCGGCTGGCAACTCCTCCCACCTGGAAGAGcttctctgccatctctctgaGCAGCTCTGTGATTTCATCCAGGCCCGAATGGAGATTGCAGAGTTCTACGAGAAGATGTACTCCCTCAGCACGCAGAAGTCTATCCATTCCGTGGAGCTGGTGCACACACTGGAATTGATCCTGCAGAAGTACAGCTCCAG GTTCCATCACCCGATCCTGAGCCCTTTGGAAAGCAGCTTCCAGCTGGAGGTGGATGTGCTGACTCAGCTGCTGAAGGCTCAGGCTGAGATCAGCGAATGGAAGTTCCTCCCCTCTCTGCTCAACCTGCACGGTGCCCACTCCAAGCTGCAGACCTGGGGCCAGATGTTCGAGAAGCAGAGAGAGACCAGAAAGCACCTGTTCGGGGGGCAGACCCAAAAGGCCCTCCAGCCACCGCACCTCTTCCAGTGGCTGGCCAGGCTGAAGAACGCCCTCCTGGCCAAGTTCAGCTTCTATTTCCACGAGGCGCTGAGCCGCCAGACCACCCCGTCGGAGATGAAGGCTCTGACCGCCAAGACCAACCCCGACTACTGCGGCAAGATCTCCAGCTTCATCCGCAAGTACGACGCCCAGAACGTCTCCCTGATCTTCGACAATCGGGGCTCGGAGACCTTCCAGGGGCACGGCTACCACCACCCGCACTCATACAGGGAAGCCCCCAAGGGCGTGGATCAGTACCCGGCAGTGGTCTCCCTGCCCAGTGATCGGCCTTTGATTCATTGGCCCAATGTGATCATGATCATGACAGACCGTGCGACGGAGCTGAACACTTTGGACAAAGTGGTCCACTTCTATGACGACAAAGTCCAGAGCACCTACTTCCTCACGCGCCCCGAACCGCAGTTCACCATCGTGGTGATCTTCGACTCCAGGAAGTCGGAGAAGGATTCCcactttctctccttcctcaacGAGCTCTCTGGCTCCCTGAAGAACAGCAAGCCATTTGCCAGCCTGAAACCTGGTTCAAAGGGCTGA